Part of the Lolium rigidum isolate FL_2022 chromosome 6, APGP_CSIRO_Lrig_0.1, whole genome shotgun sequence genome, aagatcatctatttgtaatgctacgtgttgtgtttgttgggatccgatgaatatggaatactatgtcaagttgattatcgatctatcatatatgtgttatttatgttcttgcatgctctccgttgctagtagaggctatggccaagttgatacttgtgactccaagagggagtatttatgctcgatagtgggttcatgcctccattgaatgcgggacggtgacaaaaagttctaaggttgtggatgtgcttgttgccactagggataaaacatcaatgctttgtctaaggatatttgtattgattacattacgcacgatacttaatgcaattgtatgttgtttgcaacttaatacttggaagggtgcggatgctaacccgaaggtggactttttaggcatagatgcatgcttggatagcggtctatgttctttgtcgtaatgccctaagtaaatctcatagtagtcatcatgatatgtatgtgcattgttatgccctctctatctgtcaatttcccaagctgtaatttgttcacccaacatgctatttatcttattggagagacaccactagtgaactgtggaccccggtccattcttttacatctgaaatacaatctactgcaatcattgttctctcgttgttctttgcaaacaaacatcattctccacaccatacgtttaatcctttgtttacagcaagccggtgagattgacaacctcactcgttaagttggggcaaagtattttgattgtgttgtgcaggttccacgttggcgccggaatccctggtgttgctccgcactacactccttcatcaacaaccttcacgtggccttcatctcctactggttcgataaccttggtttcttactgagggaaaacttgctgctgtacgcatcacaccttcctcttgggattcccaacgaacgtgtgcttcacgcgttatcaagcctcacacggagaaacaccaagaagcaacaataaTAGGGATGCAACGTATGCAAAGGATCGAGATCCCTAAGATGatggatcaagttacccaaccgaaagcccctcttgatagtgcggctgtcTATCCTATAACCTGGTCTCCtagcaaccaccttgagaccggtaaaagggaaacctatcaaggccatacaTTTACCTTGTGCATCCCTCTTGATATTGATGACAACGCTTCAAGCTCCATTGAAGCcgcaatgcctcacttgatcattgttgcttcatgAAGACTCATAATTGCttccccatacaccactatggggTAGCTTCATTAgacacatcttcacaagtccattatcaccaaatggatggaaaGCTTCAAGCGTGATCTTCTTGATATGCTCATCTTGATCTTTCCCTTCTCAACCTTAATGACATCCATACTTGATGCCATCCTCTCATGTGCCATATGAAATCATACTTTTTATGCATGTCCatagaaagatacctaacccacatagacaacacaaacacacatatGTAATGGGTTAGCTCaagaagcataattgacaaggcttaccataccacaagatCACAAGTTAGCACTAATGTGGTacattctttatgcttcatgtgttgatcaAGTTGAATCCAATCTTTGCTCTtatcttggtcaaccttgtatctcctcATGCACTATCATAATATGTTGAGGTACATGGAGAACTcttcatttgattgcatgctctaaaccttagtcaaccatatctcaactcatgagactatcatgacatcggctagagccatatcttgaattcttctcttgaaatcaagctctcaagatctttatGCGAATACTCAaattatatctttatcttcatggtatCCACACTTGAATTCAATACACAGACTATAAGAAATAGCTATGGAGTATtctttcatataaactcaatggaaACATTAATCCATAAGgattgtcactaattaccaaaaacacacttgtgggcaatgtacccttacaactaTGCTTGGCAAACATGGTTGGAGGCTAATGCAGAACCTTGTcgcactaatcgtggtggagagctcaacactatgcaatgatgcaaatcaagaaaactagaggtgttcaaatccttcacactcaaatcccaccaaagcaacaaatgctaggatgagattagagagaaagaacaaagacgaaatcaacaaatgactccaagatctagatctaaagagttcccctcacttagaggagagatggattggtgtggattgtagatctagatctcctctcttagatccctcaagaatgagcaagaatcatggggggaatcaagagagagggcaagttcttcaaagtcaacagtggaggagagagagtggaagaacttatccagcccaaggtggaagaaggcctatttatagtctagggaaaaatataaccgttgggtgagtttcatctcagcacagtcgaggaggccggtcaaccgggcctggggccgggccgtccggtccaggggtCGGCCCAACCGGGCGTGAGGTcggaccaggccggtccagaccAGGCCGTACGCCGGGCCAACGCCGGGCGAAGGGGAAAACTCCACTGGATggtgcccggtgtgcaccggtccaggggccggttggaaccgggccatccggtgggacggccggtcacgccgggcgaggcaccgggccagcaggaaaacatgttatacaaaaactgtgataacttttgtgtccagactccgattgacatgaaaccaattttgttggaaatatggagactcctcacaggatatttttagatgactCTAGAGagagagtctcccaccgtcaagaaatggtgaagatgtccaaaatcgaaaacgcaatagaagatgcatgcggattccgtttttgatgaacttgggcttattgtaaagctagcaacaagctcaagaacctcgcaCAGATAAAtaacaagaagcaatagggatatgcaacgtatgcaaaggattgagatcCGTAAGACTACGCGataaagttacccaaccgaaagcccctcttgatagtgtggctatctatcctataatccggtctcccaacatccaccttgagaccggtaaaaggaaaacctagcaaggccatacctttgccttgtgcatcccgcttgatcttgatgataactcttcaagctccactcaagccggaatgcctcacttgatcattgttacttcgtgaagactcacaaatgctcccccatacaccatgatgggaaaactccattgatgcacatcttcacatgtccattatcaccaaatggacggcaagcttcaagcatatgatcctcttgagatgttcaacttgaacttgcccaactcaaccttgatgacgatcaccacttgacgtcatcctctcatgggctatatgagatctcatttttgatgcatgcccatgaaaaaatgcctaacccacatagacaacacaatgacacatatatgatgggttagttcataaagcataattgacaaggcttaccataccacatgacttcgcgtggcacattcttcatgcttcatgtgttgaccaaacttgaatctattcttcaatccttgtattggtcaaccttgtatcttctcatgctccatcatactatcttgaggtgtataaagaattcttcattgggttgcatgctctaaatcttagtcaaccatagctcaactcatgagactatcatgacaccgacttagagccatatcttgaattcttcacttggaattaagcactcaagatcttgatcattcattgcttatcacataagctagagcatggctaatattgagttccacataagaactccatctttatttcttcttctcgatcatatcacatatatatatcttcaaatcgatgatcttgataccaatacacaaggtatatctttatcttcatggcatccatacttgaatccaacacatggaatacaagtagtacctatggaatattccttcatataaactcaatgaaaacattagtccataggggttgtcacttaattaccaaaaccacacataagggcaatatacccttacagaggatgaccgcaagaatcatgtcaggacacatgttggtccgaccctcttgcggaggttgatcatgagttgcctgcagatttcgccatgcacgcagagacccatgacagcaatgttcacgatcaacttcaaaataatctTGTTGAGCATATGTgaaggatcaaaggattatcaacAAATGTTGCgacaccttgatctagccccatttattacatttgtttagttgttttattgtttgttgtattttaatttgaaaacaatctcgacaaacatatttatttgtacgcTACATTTAATAAATGGTCATTTTTCGAAAACCCTATAAAAAAGTTTGGaagaggcgtttgggggacgtggctagggagcgacgtccccgaAACACGACACaaataaaacacgtcccccaaacgctcgatccggcgccgtttggagaACACGGCTGGAGGCGCTCTTAATTTGTTGTTAGCTGGAGTCTAAGCGGAACCACTAACTTCCAAACGGCAGGAATGAACACAAGTGTTATTCCCCTGTAGTTCACAATGTTGTACATGGAGCTAGAGGGGTACTTGCCATTGGCTGTCTATTTCCAGATGAGGAAATCCTAATCAGTAGAGAAAACCACACCGGTAGCAATTTGCTCTAATACTAGCCATTTTTTCCATCAAAACAGGCGAGAAGTTTCTTCTAAAGGACAACTTAAGAACATGCCCGGTCCAAACCTGCTTGACAGTTGCAAGCTGCTCGTTGCAAATGCAGTAGAGGTCCCAAAACTGGACAGAGAGAAGGGACGCACCAGATGTATTTCTGGAACCAATGCTTTTGATGgaaacaagatcatcatcagcaagTTTTGTAGGGACCATTTTACTTTTAGAATAGTTGATTTTCATTCTAGAAATTGTTTAAAACACGTTAGAACCCATTTCAGGTTTCTCGCTGTGCTCAggttgttcaaatttaaattccaTATTCGGAAAATCTTTAACTTTCTTAATAAATGGAAAAAGAGACAGCGCTGGGCCGGTCCAATAAccagcttgagctttgtggctttGCATCCGGTAACGGGGCCGACTGGGTTGGAAAATCCTAATTCCCGCCCAGCAGCGCGCCTTAATAACCTTCGCATGCGTGGCTGGTGATTTTGGGTCACGGCCTATTagtgcttttttttttcctttcgttTTTCGATGTTCCCTTATCTGTTGTGGTTTTATCGATTTTGTTCCGGTTTATTTGGTTCTGGCTGTTTCTTTTCTCAGTTTGCTTCGGGTTTTTATTACCCTTTGTCGAAATTTGTTCTAATTTAAATTTTGTCTGTTtccaaatttgttcaaattcaaattttgctcCGTTTCAAATTTTGTTCAAAATCAAATTTGGCTAAGGAACCGAATTTGCTTAAATTCAAAATTTGCTCAGAAACCAAATTTGCTCAAATTAATTTTTTTGCGCAGATTCAAATTTCGCTAAGGAACAGAATTTGCTCAGAAACCAAATTTGCTCAAATTCAATTTTTGGATAGATTCAAATTTTGTTCATGagctgaattttttcaaaattcaaaatttattcaaTTTTAGAATTTGTTCGGGTTTGCATTTTGATTAAATTCGAAAAAATTCTTCAATTCGTGGTAGGCACGATTCGAACGATGCTGAAACCAATGGGGTAGTGCTTCGATGATgtaaaaaaaatagagaaattTGGTACTTTTCAAGATACCCAAGAGAAACAGCATATGTGCGACTGGGTCACGGAGTCGTGGTACAGCAAAGACCCGAAGAAAACCACGAACCAGAAGGACCCGAAGGAAACCGGAAAAAAAGAAAACACCGGATTGAGAAGTTACTTGGGCCGCGGCCCGCGGACCGCGAACTGCCGCACGCGTGCGGGCGTTAATACGCCCCGCAGCTGGGCGATGAATAGGTTTTTCCGATTTTCATATACAACTAGTAACCGAGAACCCGGCCCACTAGAATGTGATTGACATTGCCAGCCCATCGATCTATCCAATTCCAATTCGAGTGGGCCATGAAAACCGTAAACTAACCAACCAATACAGCCGCAGCCGCATCCCGTCATCCACTCCGCACTGCCATCTCCCCTGAGCCCCAGCGACGGAAATGGTCGGCGCAACCATGGCCACCGCTACCATCACGACGGCGCTACCGCTCCGCCTCCGGGTCCCCGCGCGCTCCCGACGCGGCCAGACGCGCTGCGCGGTCGCGAGCGACGCCACcgaggctccggccgcgcccagcGCACGGCTGTCCGCGGATTGCGTCATCGTGGGCGGCGGCATCAGCGGCCTCTGCACCGCACAGGCGCTGGCCACCAAGTACGGTGTCAGCGACTTGCTCGTGACGGAGGCCCGCGCTCGCGCAGGCGGCAACATCACCACCGTCGAGCGCCCCGACGAGGGGTACCTCTGGGAGGAGGGGCCCAACAGCTTCCAGCCCTCCGACCCCGTCCTCACCATGGCCGTACGCATCTTGCTCGCTTTCTCCTCCTTCTTTTCGGATTCTTGGGGACGTACGTGTACAGGATACAGATACGATCCCTGCATGGATTGGTTGCGCAGGTAGACAGCGGCCTCAAGGATGACTTGGTGTTCGGGGACCCCAATGCGCCGCGCTTCGTGCTGTGGCAGGGGAAGCTGAGGCCGGTGCCGTCCAAGCCCGGCGACCTGCCTTTCTTCGACCTCATGAGTATTCCTGGGAAGCTCAGGGCCGGCCTTGGCGCGCTCGGCATTCGTCCGCCTCCTCCAGTTTGTGCTCTGCCCGTGCTCTCTACTCTTTACTGAATTTTGATTGTCAAAGATGGGGCTGAGCGTTTCCGGCGAAGGTTTCAGGGGCGTGAGGAGTCGGTGGAGGAGTTTGTGCGCCGCAACCTCGGCGCAGAGGTCTTCGAGCGCCTCATCGAGCCTTTCTGCTCTGGTAGTGTGCAGTAGTATCTGTCTGTTCTGTTCTGCTCTGCTTCTTGCATTGATTCCGATAAGAATATAGCATTTCGATATCAACGTTAGGTGTGTATGCGGGTGACCCTTCAAAGCTCAGTATGCGGGCTGCATTTGGGAAGGTATGGAGACTGGAGGAGAATGGAGGCAGTATTATTGGTGGAACCATCAAGGCAATTCAGGATAGAGGCAAGAACCCCAAACCGCCGAGGGATCCGTAAGTGGAGACTCTACTTTTCTATTTAGTCAGTTAACTGTTCCATTATACTCGTATTAATTTGTTTCACCACTTTTAGCCGACTTCCGACACCAAAGGGGCAGACGGTGGCATCTTTCAGGAAGGGTCTAGCCATGCTCCCAAATGCTATCGCTTCTAGGTTTGTTTTCAACACTTGTACACATACCTAAGTTATGCTATCAGTATATGAGGTGATGTATATTGTTCAGATAGAGGGGACAGCTCTGTTGGTAGACCTACTGTTTGCTGAACTCAATACCATATGAATATCATTACATCAGCACCCAAAGTACCTGTGGCTCGATTCTTATATCAGCCATTCTCGCATTGTTGATACTAATGCATCCGTGTTCATCCTTTTCATCTTGCTTTTTTGGTTGGGGCCTGTACTATATAGGAAATTCCACGAGGGATGAGTTATAGAGCATGTTTGTGCATGTCCGTGTCCCTTGTACTCGGAGATGATCATGAGTTATAGTAATAATTTCATGCTTGGTCTTAAGACGTAACCTTGTCGTGTTCTGTATTCCTTCATTTCCAGGTTGGGTAGTAAAGTCAAACTCTCGTGGAAGCTTACGAGCATTACAAAGTCGGACAACCAGGGATATGTGTTAGCGTATGAAACACCGGAAGGAGTTGTTTCAGTGCAGGCTAAAAGTGTTATCATGACCATTCCGTCATATATTGCTAGTGAAATCTTGCGCCCACTTTCGGTAAGTTCATGTTTGGAAAATTAATTGGTGTACTACTAATGTTAGTGTTAGGTTCCTATAATTCTCCATACTCCTGTGGTAACCATGATATTGTACGCTAGTACACTATTCCTTAATAGAGTTGCTAATCAATAATTGACCGCATTATGATACTGGTTGCCTGTAATCTTAGTCCAAAGTCCAAACACATGATTGAGCATTTTTGTTGAGAGATTAATTGATCAATGTGGTTAAACTGTTCACTGATGCATAGGTTGGACTATTTCTTCACCAATCAACTCTATGTTTCAAATAATTGAAATATAAATCAATAGATTCAGATAACTGTATCTTGTTTTGACAAAGTTACACAAGACACTAATATGCCTTATGATTTTAAAAGGAGGAGATTTCTTTAGTAGAGAATATTTTGACCTGGAAATGGAAAATATAAAGCCCCATAGGACCTAAGTTCCCAGCATAAGAAGCATCAGCATTAAGCTAAATCTACCACTAATAGCACCTACTAGTTGACGAGGACACCTTCATGCTTGGTTCTCCTTTCACTGAACCTGACTAGCCAGTCCATTATGTTCTAAATGTATCCCAGATCTTCACAAGGTGAGCTGGACTGCTTAGGTGACATTAGCTGTTTTTATGGAGATGTTTTGTATTCGGCAGCTGCCAAGGAACATGTCTATCCTTCCTGAATAAGCCACATGCTATAGTTGTTATCTGGACAGAGTAGTTTCAAACTCTATATACTCGAAGTTAACTAGTTAGCAAAGAGTTTCCACTGGGAATATAATAAGGATGGATAGTTttgttaaaaatataaaattagttGTGCTCTACATCCCAATCTGTTCAAATAGCTGGCTGTCACTGGCATTTTTTTTCAAGAATTCAAGCCTGGTTCTACGTACCATTTGCAACCCTATCTTGCCAACCGGTAGGGTGCAGTTGCAAGCATTTACTTTATTTCACATTGCTTAGACTTTCTAAGTTAGTCTAACTATACTTCCTTCTGTGTTCATTGAACTTTTTTCCCCTCCTGTTACCGCAGAGTGATGCAGCAGATGGTCTCTCAAAATTTTATTATCCACCGGTTGCTGCTGTAACTGTTTCATATCCAACAGAAGCTATTAGAAAAGAATGCTTAATTGATGGGGAGCTCCAGGGTTTCGGCCAGTTGCATCCACGTAGCCAAGGAGTTGAGACTTTAGGTATTTCGTGGAATAGAACCTTAGCATGAAACAACTGCGAGCATTACTCTTCCTTCTCCATTTTCATTTATCGTGGGATTGGTTTTGGTATTATTCTACTAATTCGTGGTATTATTATGTAGGGACAATATATAGCTCTTCTCTCTTTCCGAATCGTGCTCCTGCTGGAAGAGTGTTACTTCTGAACTATATCGGGGGTGCTACAAATACAGGGATCGTCTCCAAGGTTCTCTCGACCTGCTTGATACTTATGTCATTTTCTTATTGCGTGATACCTGGTTACGGTATTCAGTTAGTGTTGGTCACCTATTCATTTATGATTAATATAAATAACTGGACTGCATTTTTCACTCCCAGCTGCAATTGTG contains:
- the LOC124660765 gene encoding protoporphyrinogen oxidase, chloroplastic, translating into MVGATMATATITTALPLRLRVPARSRRGQTRCAVASDATEAPAAPSARLSADCVIVGGGISGLCTAQALATKYGVSDLLVTEARARAGGNITTVERPDEGYLWEEGPNSFQPSDPVLTMAVDSGLKDDLVFGDPNAPRFVLWQGKLRPVPSKPGDLPFFDLMSIPGKLRAGLGALGIRPPPPGREESVEEFVRRNLGAEVFERLIEPFCSGVYAGDPSKLSMRAAFGKVWRLEENGGSIIGGTIKAIQDRGKNPKPPRDPRLPTPKGQTVASFRKGLAMLPNAIASRLGSKVKLSWKLTSITKSDNQGYVLAYETPEGVVSVQAKSVIMTIPSYIASEILRPLSSDAADGLSKFYYPPVAAVTVSYPTEAIRKECLIDGELQGFGQLHPRSQGVETLGTIYSSSLFPNRAPAGRVLLLNYIGGATNTGIVSKTESDLVEAVDRDLRKMLINPTAPDPLALGVRVWPQAIPQFLIGHLDRLDAAKSALARGGCSGLFLGGNYVAGVALGRCIEGAYESASEVSDFLTKYAYK